A genomic segment from Mus caroli chromosome 17, CAROLI_EIJ_v1.1, whole genome shotgun sequence encodes:
- the Caps gene encoding LOW QUALITY PROTEIN: calcyphosin (The sequence of the model RefSeq protein was modified relative to this genomic sequence to represent the inferred CDS: deleted 2 bases in 1 codon; substituted 1 base at 1 genomic stop codon) — protein sequence MHKAQSQLFTCTHNGHCEHHHGGASGILGLARFFCHLDKDGSWPLDEGELRXGLAELGLEVDKAEALCRRWHWDGDGSGTLDLEEFLWVLQAPMSQTLDAVTTAAFAKVDQTGDGVVTVDDLRGVCSGEWMEDAASPQGSVIGLGPLTASTSTGHTS from the exons atgcacaaagcccaaAGCCAG CTGTTCACCTGTACCCATAATGGACACTGTGAACACCATCATGGAGGGGCCTCAGGCATCCTGGGACTGGCCAG GTTTTTCTGTCACCTGGACAAGGATGGCAGCTGGCCCCTGGATGAAGGGGAGCTGAGGTAGGGCCTGGCAGAGCTGGGGCTGGAAGTGGACAAGGCAGAGGCATTATGCAGGCGCTGGCACTGGGAC GGTGATGGCAGTGGGACCCTGGACCTGGAGGAGTTCCTATGGGTGCTACAG GCCCCCATGTCCCAGACTCTGGATGCTGTCACTACAGCTGCTTTTGCCAAGGTGGACCAAACTGGGGATGGTGTGGTGACTGTAGATGACCTGAGAGGGGTGTGCAGTGGGGAGTGGATGGAGGATGCTGCCTCCCCCCAAGGCAGTGTCATTGGTCTAGGTCCCCTCACAGCCAGCACATCCACAGGTCACACTAGCTGA
- the Vmac gene encoding vimentin-type intermediate filament-associated coiled-coil protein isoform X1, producing MSAPPPLQIREANAHLAAVHRRAAELERRLLAAERTIGAQAERLACHDQHLRAALDELGRAKDREISALQEQLLSSEATVRSLQAAVDQRDQMIQQLQPRADLLQDITRHRPPLAALLATLEEAEELGSLPASHSHRAQLLPDGPGPPLGNNMGKEEGQDDQDDQQPAVFGTTV from the exons ATGTCTGCGCCGCCACCTCTGCAGATCCGGGAGGCGAACGCGCACCTGGCGGCGGTGCACCGACGCGCAGCGGAGCTGGAGAGGCGGCTGCTGGCGGCGGAGCGCACGATTGGTGCGCAGGCCGAGCGCCTGGCCTGCCACGACCAGCACCTGCGCGCCGCCCTGGACGAGCTGGGTCGCGCCAAGGACCG GGAGATATCTGCCCTCCAAGAGCAGCTGCTGAGCTCTGAGGCCACAGTTCGCAGCCTGCAGGCCGCAGTGGACCAGAGGGACCAGATGATCCAGCAGCTACAGCCTCGGGCTGACCTGCTGCAGGACATCACTCGCCACCGACCACCCCTGGCCGCACTGCTGGCCAccctggaggaggcagaggaactgGGCTCCTTGCCGGCCAGCCACAGCCATAGGGCCCAGCTACTTCCTGATGGGCCTGGCCCACCCCTGGGCAACAACATGGGAAAGGAGGAGGGCCAAGATGACCAGGACGACCAGCAGCCTGCTGTGTTTGGGACCACGGTGTGA
- the Vmac gene encoding vimentin-type intermediate filament-associated coiled-coil protein isoform X2, whose translation MIQQLQPRADLLQDITRHRPPLAALLATLEEAEELGSLPASHSHRAQLLPDGPGPPLGNNMGKEEGQDDQDDQQPAVFGTTV comes from the coding sequence ATGATCCAGCAGCTACAGCCTCGGGCTGACCTGCTGCAGGACATCACTCGCCACCGACCACCCCTGGCCGCACTGCTGGCCAccctggaggaggcagaggaactgGGCTCCTTGCCGGCCAGCCACAGCCATAGGGCCCAGCTACTTCCTGATGGGCCTGGCCCACCCCTGGGCAACAACATGGGAAAGGAGGAGGGCCAAGATGACCAGGACGACCAGCAGCCTGCTGTGTTTGGGACCACGGTGTGA
- the Ndufa11 gene encoding NADH dehydrogenase [ubiquinone] 1 alpha subcomplex subunit 11, translated as MAMVKRFFESYHEVPDGTQCHRKTYITTALGGICGIIGSAYSVTLNPADSTLEAVARVGRYTFTAAAIGAMFGLTTCVSAQVREKPDDPLNYFIGGCAGGLTLGARTHSYGTAAVGCVYMGTAAALFKIGKLEGWELFPTPKV; from the exons ATGGCGATGGTGAAGCGGTTCTTTGAATCCTATCATGAGGTCCCCGACGGCACCCAGTGTCATCGCAAGACCTACATCACCACGGCCTTAGGCGGCATTTGCG GCATAATTGGCTCCGCTTACAGCGTCACACTCAACCCCGCAGATTCCACCCTGGAAGCAGTGGCCAGAGTCGGCCGGTACACATTCACTGCAG CTGCTATCGGAGCGATGTTTGGCCTTACCACCTGTGTCAGTGCACAGGTCCGAGAGAAGCCAGATGACCCCCTGAACTACTTCATTGGTGGCTGTGCGGGAGGCCTGACATTGGGAGCTCGCA CTCACAGCTATGGGACCGCAGCCGTGGGCTGTGTCTACATGGGCACTGCGGCCGCCCTGTTCAAGATCGGCAAGCTGGAAGGCTGGGAGTTGTTCCCTACCCCCAAGGTGTGA